From the genome of Gryllotalpicola protaetiae:
TTCCGTGGTGCGGGGGGTGGTGCGAGGTGAGGTGTGTGACGGGCGCTCAGGTGCCGCGCCCTCTCGTCACCGCCTTCTCGAGGCCGAGGGTGACGAGGTAGAAGACGAGTCCGACGACGATCGCGCCGAACACGTACGCCCACGCGGCGGCGTAGCCGCTGTTCGCGGCGGCCGAGGTGATGAGCGAGCCGAGGCCGGTCTGCGGGCCGCCGAAGTATTCGGCGACGAGCGCCGAGATGACGGCGAGCGAGGCGGCGACGTTGATGCCGGAGAACAAGTACGGCAGCGCGCCCGGCAGGGTGACCGCTCTGGTCGCCTGCCAGGGGCTCGCGGCGTACGCCGTCATCAGCTCGCGGTGCACGGGCTTCACCTGGCGCAGCCCGCGCAGCGTGTTGAGGAAGACCGGTGCGAAGGCCGCGATGCCCGCCACGATCTGGCGCGGCAGCTGCGAGCCGGCGCCGAACATCGTGTACAGCACGGGCGCAACGGCGACGATCGGCAGCACCGCGATGGCGGCGACGATCGGCGCGCTCAGGTGGTCGAAGACGCGCACGGCCGCGGCGATCGCCGCCAGCACGAGCGCGACGACCGTGCCGGCGACGAGCCCGACGAGCGCGTTGCCGCCGGTGACCAGCGAGGCGTGCCAGATGAGCGCCGGGTTGTGGGTGATCATCTGCCAGATCGCGCTCGGCGCCGGCAGCAGGAACGGCTTGATCTGCGCGCCGACGACGAACGCCTGCCAGGCGGCGATCAGCAGCACGCCGAACACGACGGGCGGCAGCACGGTGCGCCACGCGGTGCCGAGCCACGACCGGTTCATCGCGTCTCGACCCCCACGGGCAGGCTCGCGCCGTCGCCATGCAGCGCCTCGCGCACGGCGGTGACGGTGGCGTAGAAATCTGCGCTCTCCCGCAGTCGTTCACCGCGGTCGGATGCCGGACCCAGCCTCACCTCGATGACCCTCGTCACCCGCCCAGGCCGCGGCGTCATCACGACGACGCGGTCAGAGAGGAACACCGCCTCGGGGATCGAGTGGGTCACGAACACGACGGCCGCGCCGGTCTCGGCGCAGAGCCGCACGAGTTCGGTCTGCATGCGCTCGCGGGTCATCTCGTCGAGGGCGCCGAACGGTTCGTCCATCAGCAGCAGCCGCGGCTTCTCGGCGAGGGCGCGCGCGATCGCGACGCGCTGCTGCATGCCGCCGGAGAGCTGGTCGGGGTAGTGGCCGGCGAACTCCTCGAGGCCGACGAGGGCGAGCAGCTCGGCGACGCGCGACTTGCGGGCGGATGCCGGCACCTTGTGCAGCTCGAGCGGCAGCCCGATGTTCGCGGCGACCGTGCGCCACGGCAGCAGCCCGGCCTGCTGGAAGGCGATGCCGTAGTCCTGGTCGAGACGCGCCCGCCTGGCGGTCTTGCCGAACACGCTGACCGTGCCAGAGGTGGGCTCGTCGAGGTCGGCGATGAGGCGCAGCAGCGTGCTCTTGCCGCATCCGCTCGGCCCGATCAGCGACACGAACTCGCCGGGCGCGACCGAAAGGCTCACGTCGTCGAGCGCGGTCACCGAGCTGCGGGCCGCCGCGAACACGCGGGTGACGTTCTCGACCTCTACGACGGCGGTCATGCCGACTCCTCCGTTCTGCGGAACCTGCCGAGGCCCAGGCCGATGAGCGACACCAGGCCGGCGACGACGAGCCCGACGGCGACCGCGCCGATGATCGCGTCCCACGGCTTGGCCGGGTCGCCGCCCGACGCGATGCCGTAGGCGAGGATCGTGCGGCCGATGCCACCCTGCATTCCGGTCGACACCTCGGCGACGATCGCGCCGACGACGGCCGCCGCCGCCGCGACGC
Proteins encoded in this window:
- a CDS encoding ABC transporter permease, with the protein product MNRSWLGTAWRTVLPPVVFGVLLIAAWQAFVVGAQIKPFLLPAPSAIWQMITHNPALIWHASLVTGGNALVGLVAGTVVALVLAAIAAAVRVFDHLSAPIVAAIAVLPIVAVAPVLYTMFGAGSQLPRQIVAGIAAFAPVFLNTLRGLRQVKPVHRELMTAYAASPWQATRAVTLPGALPYLFSGINVAASLAVISALVAEYFGGPQTGLGSLITSAAANSGYAAAWAYVFGAIVVGLVFYLVTLGLEKAVTRGRGT
- a CDS encoding ABC transporter ATP-binding protein, producing MTAVVEVENVTRVFAAARSSVTALDDVSLSVAPGEFVSLIGPSGCGKSTLLRLIADLDEPTSGTVSVFGKTARRARLDQDYGIAFQQAGLLPWRTVAANIGLPLELHKVPASARKSRVAELLALVGLEEFAGHYPDQLSGGMQQRVAIARALAEKPRLLLMDEPFGALDEMTRERMQTELVRLCAETGAAVVFVTHSIPEAVFLSDRVVVMTPRPGRVTRVIEVRLGPASDRGERLRESADFYATVTAVREALHGDGASLPVGVETR